The DNA window AACTCGGCGATCGCGGTGCGCGAGCCCCAGGCGTAGTCCCGGATCCGGCCCTGCAACAACTCCATCGGTCAGCTCCCGGGTCGTCCGGCCACCTCGTCGGCCGGCACGGCCTCCGGCGCGCCCGCGCCGGCGGCGTCGTCCTCCGCCGCCTCCGGCACGGCGGTGTCGGCGGCCTGGCCGGTGCCCGCCCGCTGGGCCGCCGCGCTCCAGATGTCCGGCTCCAGATAGATCACCCGGGCGATCGGCACCTCGCGCCGGATCCGCGCCTCGACGGCGTTGATGCCCCGGGCCAGCTCCTCCGCGCTCTCGCAGGCCGGCACCGCGATCTTCGCGGCCACCAGCAGCTCCTCCGGGCCCAGGTAGAGCGTCTTCATGTGGATGATCCGCTCGACCTCCGGGCCGCCGGTGACGGCCTGCTCGATCTTGGTCAGTTCGCTCCGCTCGGCGCCCTCACCGAGCAGCAGGCTCTTCGTCTCGATCGCCAGCGTGATCGCGATGACCACCAGCAGCACGCCGATCATGGCGGTGCCGGCGGCGTCCCAGATGCCGTTGCCGGTAGCCAGCGTCATGCCCACACCGAAGAGCGCGAAGACCAGACCCACGAGCGCGCCGAAATCCTCCAGCAGCACCACGGGCAGCTCCGGAGCCTTGGCCCGGCGGATGAACCGGATCCAGGTCTGCTTGCCCCGGATCAGGTCGGACTCCTTGATCGCGGTGCGGAACGAGAAGCCCTCCATCACGATCGCGGCCAGCAGCACCACCACCGGCACCCACTGCCAGCTCTCGATCGGGTGCGGGTCGGACGCCTTGTGGTAGGCCTCGTAGAGCGCGAACAGGCCGCCGAGGCTGAACAGGATGATCGCCACGATGAACGCGTAGATGTAGCGCTCCCGGCCGTACCCGAACGGGTGCTGCGGCGTCGCCTCCCGCTTGGCCCGCCGACCGCCGATCAACAGCAGACCCTGGTTGCCGGAGTCGGCCACCGAGTGGATCGACTCCGCCAGCATCGACGACGAGCCGGTCAGCAGGAACGCGATGAACTTGGTGACGGCGATGCCGAGGTTCGCCGCCAGGGCGGCGACGATCGCCTTGTTGCCCCCGTTTGCGCTCATTCCCCGCCTCGCTCGATGCCGCACGTGCTCACTGGTTTGCCAGCTCCTTCATTTCCGTGATGGCCGGAACCGCCATCGGGTCCAGCCCGTGTGCCAGAGCGAGATAGATCGAGGCGAAGTCGGGAACCGCCACCAGCGACGCGAGCCGCTCCAGCGCGGAGCCGCCCTCGGCGGTCACCACGTCGCACCGCACCCCGCGCCGCTCCGCCAGCGTCTGCACCGCGTCCGCGCGGCGCTCCTCCACCGCCAACGGCTCGTCGGTGTCGTCGTCGGCGTTGAGCCCGCCGTCGCGCAGCAGCACCAGCCGCAGCCGTATGCCCCGCTCGGCGGCGTCGTCGGGGTCGGCGAAGATGTCCCGCTCGCCCTCGGCCAGACCGCCGAAGACACCGTCGAGCAGGCCCACCCGGCCCCGGCCCGCCTCGCCCAGGGCGCCGCTGACCACCGGGTAGCGGGCGTTCGCCGACAGCGTGTCGCCGAACCGGCGGGCGGCCACGGTGGCCAGCGGGGACGACCCCCAGACGATCGGGATCGAGCCCGACAGGCCCAACGCGAGGGACTTCGCCGGGTTGACGAAGGACTCGGCGGTCGGCCGGCACCGGTCGGCGTCGGCGTCCAACCGGGCCGCGGTCTCGGCCAGGTCCGCCTCGTTGACCTTCACGAGGCCGAGCGTACGGGCGGCCAGCAGAACCGGCACGGTGAGCGCCCAGAGGCTGGCCCGGGCCGGCGCGCGCCGGGGCACCGGGATGAACGGCGCGCGGGCCCGCTCGGCCACCGACTGGAGTTGCGAGTCCGGCGCGCCGACCGCGACCAGCCGGGCGCCGCGCCGGTGCGCCGCCTCGGCCGCCCCCAACGCCTCGGGGCTGCGGCCGGACGCGCTGACCGCGATCACCACGTCCGCCGCGCCCACCCAGCCCGGCACGCCGGCGCTGCGGTGCGGGATGACCGGCACCGGACAGCGCGGCCCGGCGACCGTGGCCAGCACGTCACCGGTGCGCCCGGCGGTGCCGATCCCGGCGATGACCACCGCGCGCGGGCGCCCGTCGTCGCCGAGCACCGACAGGTTCGCCTCGGCGGCCAGCGCCGCCGACTCGCGCACCTGGGCGCCGGCCGAGGCGGTGAACCGGAGCATGCCACCCGGGTCGCGCTCGGCCAGCAGCGCGGGATCGTCCAGCAGTGCCTCGTCCGCGTGCCGGTGCCCGCTGACCCCGGCCGTACCGTCCATCACCGCGACGACCCGCCCCGCGCCTCGTCGGGCGCGGGCCCACCGAGCGCCTCGTCCAGGAGCAGCACCGGCACGTCGTCACGCACCTCGAAGACCCGACCGCACTGGGTGCAGGTGAGCGTCTGCGCCTGCGGGTCGTAGTCGAGCGGGGCGTGGTGCGTGTCCGGGCAGGCGAGGATCTCGAGCAACTGCGGGTCCAGGGCCACGGCGCGGCTCCTTCCACGTATGCGGTCTCACCGGGCGGCGGTGCCGTCCGGCGCACGCGATCTTAACGGCGAACCGCCCCCGGCACCGGGTCCCGTTCGACACCCGCCGATCGGACCGGCGACCGGGTCACCCCGCCGCCACTCACGGTCACCGTAACCCTGGTGACCCGCCGCGTTCCGGCTCAGTCCGGCATGCGGGGCAACACGCTCGTGGCGTCCTCGGCGGGCGGGGCCGGCGGTGCGCCGTACACGTTGCCCGTCGGCCGGGGCGGCGTCGCGCCCCCGTACACCGTCGGGGCCGGCCCGGGCGTCTGGGTGCGGTAGGTGGTGCTGCTGCGCGGCAGCGGGACCGGCGGCTGGTCGGCGGCCGGGCCGCCGTCCGTCCGGTCCGCGCGGCTGCGCCGCACCAGCAGGACGATGAGTGCGGCGCCGACGAGGACCAGCGCGATGCCGAACCACATGATGAGCGAACCTCCGAAGGACGAGTCGTCGGCGGCGGCGCCGGCCGCCGGGTCGACGGCGGCGGCCACCGGCGACGTGCCGGCCGGCTCGGCCGCGGTGGACGCGACCGCGCTGGGCTTGGGGGTCGGCGACGGCTTGCCGGACGGCGTCGGGCTCGGGCTGGGCGTGCGCTCGGCGCCCACCAGCCGGGCCGACCGGCCGGCCCGGCCGAGCACCTGGCCGTTCGCGGCGCGCGCCTCACCGGCCAGCTCCAGCCGCCCACCGACGGCACCGGCCAGGAACGTCACCCGGTAGCGCACCACGGCGCCCTTGCCCTTGCAGAGCGGTCGATCGACCGGCGCCACCTGCCCGGTGGTGACCACGCCGCCGCCACCAGCCACCGGTACCGCCTGCCAGCGCCCGCCGGTCGCCACCTGCACCCGGACCTGGTCCGCGCGCAGGCCCTCCAGCCTCAGCCCGAGCACGGCGCGCAGCTGCACGCACCCCTCGGCGCGCTTGCGTACCTCGATCGCCACCGCGCCCGCCGAGCCGCCCGCGGTGAAGCTGCCCACCGAGCGCAGCCCGACCCGGTCGCCCTCGGCCAGCGCCGGCGACGCCGGGGCGGCCACCAGACCACCCAGCAACGCGCCGACCGTGGCCCAGCGCTCCGCGTGCCGCCTCACCGACATCTCCACCTCACCGTTTCCGTCCCGGACGGGATCCGCCGGGTGAGGTTACTACCCGCGCGTCAGCGCCCCTGCTCATCGAACGCACGACAGTTGTGCCGCGACACGCGGCCGCCGTCAGCCCGGGCCGCCACCCGCCGCCAGCGCCCGCCGGCAGAGCCGGTCGGCCGTCCGGGTGGTCTCCGGCAGCCGATACCGCGGCGTCAGTGCCAGCACCCGCTCCACCGCCTCGGCCAACCCGATCCGGTGCCCGACGCTGACGAAGACCGGGCGGGTCCCGTCCCGGGTCCGCAACACCCGCCCCACCACCTCGCCGCCGTCGCGCAACTCGGCCCAGTCACCCCGCCGGGGCCCCGGCGGCGTCCACGACCCGACCAGCGGCGTCTTGCCCACCCCGATCGCCGGCAGCCCGGTCACCAGACCCAGGTGGCAGGCCAGCCCGAACCGGCGCGGATGCGCCACTCCGTGCCCGTCGCAGACCAGAAGATCGGGCCGGACGGCGAGCCGGTCCAGCGCCGGCATCTCGCGGAACGCGAACAACCCGGGCACGTACGGGAACGCCGGTCGCCCCGCGTGCACCGCCTCGTCCACCACGTCGAGGCTGCCGGCGTCGAGCACGGTGACGGCCGCCGCGAGGCGGTCACGAGTCTGCGCGTACGCGACATCCAGCCCGGCCACCGTGGTCGGCACGCCCGACCC is part of the Micromonospora sp. WMMD980 genome and encodes:
- a CDS encoding cation diffusion facilitator family transporter, yielding MSANGGNKAIVAALAANLGIAVTKFIAFLLTGSSSMLAESIHSVADSGNQGLLLIGGRRAKREATPQHPFGYGRERYIYAFIVAIILFSLGGLFALYEAYHKASDPHPIESWQWVPVVVLLAAIVMEGFSFRTAIKESDLIRGKQTWIRFIRRAKAPELPVVLLEDFGALVGLVFALFGVGMTLATGNGIWDAAGTAMIGVLLVVIAITLAIETKSLLLGEGAERSELTKIEQAVTGGPEVERIIHMKTLYLGPEELLVAAKIAVPACESAEELARGINAVEARIRREVPIARVIYLEPDIWSAAAQRAGTGQAADTAVPEAAEDDAAGAGAPEAVPADEVAGRPGS
- a CDS encoding SIS domain-containing protein, which translates into the protein MMDGTAGVSGHRHADEALLDDPALLAERDPGGMLRFTASAGAQVRESAALAAEANLSVLGDDGRPRAVVIAGIGTAGRTGDVLATVAGPRCPVPVIPHRSAGVPGWVGAADVVIAVSASGRSPEALGAAEAAHRRGARLVAVGAPDSQLQSVAERARAPFIPVPRRAPARASLWALTVPVLLAARTLGLVKVNEADLAETAARLDADADRCRPTAESFVNPAKSLALGLSGSIPIVWGSSPLATVAARRFGDTLSANARYPVVSGALGEAGRGRVGLLDGVFGGLAEGERDIFADPDDAAERGIRLRLVLLRDGGLNADDDTDEPLAVEERRADAVQTLAERRGVRCDVVTAEGGSALERLASLVAVPDFASIYLALAHGLDPMAVPAITEMKELANQ
- a CDS encoding Trm112 family protein; the protein is MALDPQLLEILACPDTHHAPLDYDPQAQTLTCTQCGRVFEVRDDVPVLLLDEALGGPAPDEARGGSSR
- a CDS encoding endonuclease V, which codes for MTVPYRPPADVAEARRVQEELRSRVELVGPGSGVPTTVAGLDVAYAQTRDRLAAAVTVLDAGSLDVVDEAVHAGRPAFPYVPGLFAFREMPALDRLAVRPDLLVCDGHGVAHPRRFGLACHLGLVTGLPAIGVGKTPLVGSWTPPGPRRGDWAELRDGGEVVGRVLRTRDGTRPVFVSVGHRIGLAEAVERVLALTPRYRLPETTRTADRLCRRALAAGGGPG